One genomic region from Arthrobacter pigmenti encodes:
- a CDS encoding YnfA family protein: MSVLLVVVLFAVAALAEIGGAWLIWQSVREGQPWWWAGLGVMALGAYGFVATLQPDANFGRILAAYGGVFVVGSLVWGMVLDGFRPDRWDVIGCAICVAGVAVIMFGPRSGVE, from the coding sequence ATGAGTGTGCTCCTGGTTGTGGTTCTGTTCGCCGTTGCCGCGCTGGCTGAGATTGGTGGCGCCTGGCTCATCTGGCAGAGCGTCCGCGAGGGCCAGCCGTGGTGGTGGGCGGGACTCGGCGTCATGGCCCTCGGCGCGTACGGTTTCGTGGCTACGCTGCAGCCGGATGCGAATTTTGGCCGCATTCTCGCAGCCTACGGCGGCGTCTTCGTGGTCGGATCGCTGGTGTGGGGGATGGTGCTCGACGGCTTCCGCCCCGACCGCTGGGACGTGATCGGGTGCGCCATCTGTGTGGCGGGTGTTGCGGTGATCATGTTTGGGCCGCGCTCAGGAGTTGAGTGA
- a CDS encoding protealysin inhibitor emfourin yields the protein MTRIVVSRSGGFAGITRTWSVDVSSDEAQERWLPLLDQVEDFDDDAQRDRYVYRISVGYREVTVTESAVQGPWKELVERVKDESVAGSQGADWRDDE from the coding sequence GTGACCCGGATTGTGGTCTCGCGTTCCGGCGGATTTGCGGGCATCACCCGGACCTGGAGCGTTGACGTGAGCAGCGACGAAGCGCAGGAGCGGTGGCTGCCGCTGCTGGACCAGGTGGAGGACTTCGACGATGATGCCCAACGTGACCGCTACGTGTACCGGATCAGCGTCGGGTACCGGGAAGTCACGGTGACCGAAAGCGCCGTTCAGGGGCCGTGGAAGGAGCTAGTTGAGCGCGTCAAGGATGAATCCGTTGCAGGGTCACAGGGTGCGGACTGGCGGGATGACGAGTAG